A single region of the bacterium genome encodes:
- the secY gene encoding preprotein translocase subunit SecY has translation MIGAFQNIFKIPELKRRVFFTLMMLAVFRVGSAIPIPGLNTAALADFFRGQAGTVFDMFSMFSGGALERGSIFSLSIMPYISASIILQLLTVVIPYLERLSKEGEVGRRKITQYTRYGTVVLSLFQGFMIAVGLEKGMLGQGVVLNPGILFHIKTAVTLSAGTAFIMWLGEQISEFGVGNGISLIIFAGIVARMPAAIYQVFVDVAAGERSILMTLPILILMIFVIFAIIFVERAHRKIPIQHARRVVGRRMYGGSTTHLPLKVNTAGVIPPIFASSILMFPATFAQMFEHPWLQTIGDLMAPDSALYLVVYVVLIIFFCYFYTAVTFNPVDVAENLKKSGAYVPGYRPGKRTADYIDRVLTRVTLGGAVYVAAICVLPTFMISFWKVPFYFGGTALLIVVGVALDTIQQLESHMLMRSYEGFLGQRGRFKGRR, from the coding sequence GTGATCGGCGCGTTTCAAAACATCTTCAAGATCCCCGAGCTGAAAAGGCGCGTGTTCTTCACGCTCATGATGCTTGCGGTGTTCCGGGTTGGATCGGCGATCCCGATTCCCGGTCTGAATACGGCCGCGTTGGCGGACTTTTTCCGCGGCCAGGCGGGAACCGTCTTCGACATGTTCTCGATGTTTTCCGGCGGCGCGCTCGAGCGCGGATCGATCTTTTCGCTCTCGATCATGCCGTACATCTCCGCGTCGATCATCCTGCAATTGCTCACGGTCGTGATTCCGTATCTCGAACGCCTCTCGAAGGAGGGCGAGGTCGGCCGCCGGAAGATCACGCAGTACACGCGATACGGAACGGTGGTGCTTTCGCTCTTCCAGGGCTTCATGATCGCCGTCGGCCTGGAAAAGGGCATGCTCGGCCAGGGCGTCGTCCTGAACCCCGGCATCCTGTTTCACATCAAGACGGCCGTCACCCTGTCGGCCGGCACCGCGTTCATCATGTGGCTCGGCGAGCAGATCAGCGAGTTCGGCGTCGGCAACGGCATCAGCCTCATCATCTTCGCGGGCATCGTCGCGCGCATGCCCGCCGCGATCTATCAGGTCTTCGTCGATGTCGCGGCCGGCGAGCGCTCGATCCTCATGACGCTGCCGATCCTCATCCTGATGATCTTCGTCATCTTCGCCATCATTTTCGTCGAACGGGCGCACCGAAAAATCCCGATACAACACGCCCGCCGCGTCGTCGGCCGGCGCATGTACGGCGGATCGACGACGCACCTGCCGCTGAAGGTCAACACCGCGGGCGTCATCCCGCCGATCTTCGCAAGCTCGATCCTGATGTTCCCGGCGACGTTCGCGCAGATGTTCGAGCACCCCTGGCTCCAGACGATCGGCGACCTGATGGCGCCGGATTCGGCGTTGTACCTCGTCGTCTACGTTGTGCTCATCATCTTTTTCTGCTACTTCTACACCGCCGTCACCTTTAACCCGGTCGATGTCGCTGAAAATCTAAAGAAATCAGGCGCTTACGTGCCTGGATACCGGCCCGGGAAGCGCACGGCCGATTATATCGACCGCGTGTTGACGAGGGTGACGTTGGGCGGCGCCGTTTATGTGGCGGCGATCTGCGTCTTGCCGACATTCATGATTTCGTTCTGGAAGGTGCCGTTTTACTTCGGCGGAACGGCGCTTCTGATCGTTGTGGGTGTGGCGCTCGACACGATCCAGCAGCTCGAGAGCCACATGCTGATGCGCTCGTACGAGGGTTTCCTCGGGCAACGCGGCCGCTTCAAGGGGAGACGCTAG
- the rplO gene encoding 50S ribosomal protein L15, with amino-acid sequence MDLSTLKPAAGAVRSRKRRGRGNASGLGGTAGKGHKGHKARSGKNKGPGFEGGQMPLIRRIPKRGFVNPAHREYAVVNVGDLARFEAGAVVDVEALKDTRLVRKLHDGVKVLSGGELAVALTVRAHKFSAKAKEKIEAAGGKAEILG; translated from the coding sequence ATGGACCTTTCGACGCTCAAGCCGGCCGCCGGCGCGGTCAGGTCGCGCAAGCGGCGCGGGCGTGGCAACGCCTCGGGCCTCGGTGGCACCGCGGGCAAGGGGCATAAGGGGCACAAGGCCCGTTCCGGCAAGAACAAGGGGCCCGGATTCGAGGGCGGCCAGATGCCGCTGATCCGGCGCATCCCCAAGCGCGGATTCGTGAACCCCGCCCACCGTGAATACGCGGTGGTGAACGTGGGCGATCTGGCGCGCTTTGAAGCCGGCGCGGTGGTGGATGTCGAGGCGCTGAAAGACACCCGCCTCGTCCGCAAATTGCACGACGGCGTGAAGGTGCTCTCCGGCGGCGAGCTGGCGGTCGCGCTCACGGTGCGCGCGCACAAATTCTCGGCCAAGGCCAAGGAAAAAATCGAAGCCGCGGGCGGCAAGGCCGAAATTCTCGGCTGA
- the rpmD gene encoding 50S ribosomal protein L30, giving the protein MANTNKLRLTLVRSTIARDGKQLRIVKALGFHRLHETVEHANTPQIRGMVKKVIHLVKVEEV; this is encoded by the coding sequence ATGGCCAACACGAACAAACTCCGATTGACGCTCGTGCGCTCGACCATCGCGCGCGACGGGAAGCAGTTGCGCATCGTCAAGGCGCTCGGCTTCCACCGCCTGCATGAGACGGTGGAACACGCGAACACGCCCCAGATCCGCGGCATGGTGAAAAAAGTGATTCATCTCGTGAAGGTGGAGGAGGTCTAA
- a CDS encoding adenylate kinase — MQAARFILLGAPGAGKGTQAKVLADRYGIPQISTGDILRAAVRNGTPLGLEAKAFMDAGDLVPDSVVVSLIDERLEEGDAENGFILDGFPRTGAQAAALDELLAARDTRLDVVVSLEVDEEKLVERLSGRLTCGACGSMFHKTYSPPKMDGACDKCGGALIQREDDKEETIRRRLENYRELTAPLIDYYAQKGQLKRVDGMQDIDEVTRLVEHALGRN; from the coding sequence ATGCAGGCCGCGCGGTTCATCCTCCTTGGCGCGCCGGGGGCGGGCAAGGGAACGCAGGCGAAGGTCCTTGCGGATCGCTATGGCATTCCGCAGATCTCCACCGGCGACATCCTGCGCGCGGCGGTCAGGAACGGCACGCCGCTCGGCCTCGAGGCCAAGGCATTTATGGACGCGGGCGACCTCGTCCCGGACTCGGTGGTCGTGAGCCTGATCGATGAGCGCCTGGAGGAGGGCGACGCGGAAAACGGTTTCATCCTCGACGGCTTTCCGCGCACCGGCGCGCAGGCCGCGGCGCTGGATGAGCTTTTGGCCGCGCGCGACACGAGGCTGGATGTCGTCGTTTCGCTCGAGGTCGACGAAGAAAAACTGGTGGAGCGGCTGTCGGGCCGGCTGACGTGCGGCGCGTGCGGTTCCATGTTTCACAAGACGTATTCGCCGCCGAAGATGGACGGCGCGTGCGACAAATGCGGGGGCGCTCTGATTCAGCGCGAGGACGACAAGGAGGAAACGATCCGCCGTCGCCTCGAGAATTACCGCGAATTGACCGCGCCGCTGATCGACTATTACGCGCAAAAAGGACAGCTCAAGCGCGTGGACGGAATGCAGGATATCGACGAGGTGACGCGCCTTGTCGAGCACGCCTTGGGAAGAAATTGA